AGAAATTTCATAAACTGAATGGAGTACGAAATCATTAGACTTTCAAATGGAATCCGTGTGGTATTCCAATATCAAAATTTGCCAATAACCCATGTGTGTATGGTTATTAATGCTGGGTCACGGGACGAATCCGAGGGTAAGTTTGGTGTCGCTCATTTTATTGAACATCTTTTATTTAAACGAACCGAGAAACGTTCAACGCAACAGATTATTGATTATCTGGAGTCTGTCGGAGGAGACCTAAACGCTTATACAACAAAAGAGTATACTTGTGTTCATGCCTCCATACTACAGCCTTATCTCAATCGAGCGCTAGATCTATTTGAGGATATTTTCTTTCATTCTACTTTTCCTGAGGTGGAAATGGACAAGGAAAAATCGGTTATTGTCGATGAAATGGCGTCTTACCTGGATAGCCCAGAAGAATCTATCGTCGATGATTTCGAAGATCTTATATTTAAAGGATCGGGGTTGGGGCATAACATCCTAGGGCTTGAAGATCAACTTTTAGCATTGCAAAAAAACGATATTACGGATTTTATGCAATCTAATTATGATACTCACGAAATGGTTATCGGTATTACAGGTAATTATAAGTTGAAAGAGGTCGAAAAGTTGCTGTATAAAGTCTTTGGAGGAATAACGCAAAATACTATTTCGCGTACGAGAAATGATGTTAGTGCAATTATAGAACAACATATTGAGATTCCCAAACCAATCAATCAGGTGCACTATATGCTCGGCTCATTGGCCTATGATTATCGTGACGAGCGTAAAACAGGATTGTTGCTTCTGAATAATATGTTGGGAGGAATGGGTATGGGATCTATCCTTAATCTATCCATCCGGGAAAAATACGGAATTGCCTATACCATCGAATCTAATTACACGATCTTTTCGGATACAGGGTTATTTAGCATCTATCTCGGAACTGATGAAGAAAAGGTTGAAAAAGCAAAAAAGTTGGTGTTTAAAGAGCTATCTAAAATGTGCGATCAATCCCTATCCGATATCAAGTTGAAGAAAGCAAAACAGAAGTTTGTTGGTCAAATTGCTTTAACTGAAGAGAATCGGATGAGTATGATTATTTCAGCAGCTAAAAATGTGATGGATTACGATCGTGTTATATTATTGGATGAAGTGATCGAAAAAATCCAGCATTTAAATAACACTAATCTCCTGGCCATTGCACAGGATGTATTTGACCCTAGGAAGATGCTGTCGTTGAGTTTTGTTCCAGAAGATTAATATTTGATAGAATTCTATATATTTGCGGTTACAGTAATTCTTAAATATGAAACCGAGCTTGCGAGCTCTCATCAGCCATTAAAGAAAAAAATATAACAGATGAAAACAGCATATGTATTTCCTGGTCAGGGAGCCCAATTTGTTGGGATGGGACAAGACCTGTATAACTTAAATGAAGAAACAAAAGCTTTGTTCGAAAAGGCTAATGATATTTTAGGATTTCGTATCACGGATATTATGTTTTCCGGTACGGACGAGGAGTTGAAACAAACTAATGTAACACAGCCTGCAATTTTTCTGCATTCTGTTATTTTGGCTAAAGCTTTAGGGGACTCATTTCAGCCAGATATGGTGGCTGGGCACTCCTTAGGTGAGTTTTCAGCATTGGTTGCAGCGGGAGCTTTGAGTTTCGAAGATGGACTGAAATTGGTATCCCAACGCGCGAATGCCATGCAAAAAGCATGTGAATTGCAACCTTCAACAATGGCCGCAATTTTGGGCTTAGAAGATGCTGTTGTAGAAGAAATTTGCGCTAAAGTGGATGAAGTGGTTGTAGCGGCGAATTACAATTGTCCGGGACAATTAGTTATTTCGGGATCAATAGAAGGTGTAGATAAAGCCTGTGCTTTGTTGACTGAGGCTGGAGCGAAAAGAGCTTTAAAATTAAATGTTGGCGGTGCATTCCATTCGCCATTGATGGAATCTGCTAAAGTTGAATTACAAGCTGCCATTGAAGCGACTGATATTTTATCTCCAAGATGCCCTATTTATCAAAATATTGATGCACAACCACAAACGGAACCCGCTATTATTAAGCAAAATCTGATTGCACAATTGACCGGCGCTGTGCGTTGGACACAGACTGTACAAAATATGCTTGCGGATGGTGCTACTGCATTTGTAGAGGTTGGGCCAGGAAATGTCTTGCAAGGTTTAGTTAAGAAAGTAGATCGTCAGGTACAAACTTCAGCGGCTTCGGTAACAGCTTAAGAATTGTCTTAACTACAAGAGATCAAGGGCCGATTATTCGGCCCTTTTCTTATACATAAAATCTCATGGTATCCTCTTTACAAAACGTGAATTTAGGGCATATAAACCTTTTGCCTTCTAACGGTGCTGATTCGGTTGCTAGCGTTTAAAAGCTGTAACACTTCTGGCTGATATCCATTGCTTAACCAAATAAATGCAAGGCCTAATAGCGAATTATTAGTCTATTTGTCCTTAAACATGCTATAATGATCTTTCATGACCTGTAAAACGAAATCATTAGGTGTCATTTTTTCAGGGTGTTTAACTTCCATAACCGCCTCGAGACGTTGCACCAAGGCTGTCAGTATTCCTACATCTCTCCTGTCAAATGCCGTTTGATAAACCTCTTTGATCGCATTTGCATCTTTGTCGCTCAACTTAATGACTTGGGGGAATAAAATGGGATGATTTTCAAAGGTCTCTTCATAAATCGTATCACTGAGCTTCAAACTAGGTTTCAAACTAATGACAGATGTTTCTCCGGCGATATCTCCAATGCGTTGACCATTTTTGGATAGAACAATAGCGGTAATCGCAATACCACCCATGGTCATCCATATATCTACTATTGATAATGTCCATCGTGATAGATACTGATAAAAGTCGGCACGAGAGCCATCGAGCTTTACTACTTTTATTTTCATGATCTTTTTACCAATGGTCTGACCACCAAATGCCGTTTCGGTAATCAAGGTATAAAAAAATGCAGGTAACGTCATCCCCATAATAATACCGTAGAAAAGATAAGGGTCTCTACTCGTGATATCTAATGCATCCAACAGAAACATACAAAAGAAAAAGTAACACACGATAATAAAATAGTCTATTGCAAATGCGATCATCCTCGAACCTAGGCTAGCAAGATTATACTGGATTTTTACATTTTGTGCTGTGTTTATCTCAAGCTTATTCATATATTTGGTTTAGCCAGTTAAAAAAATTAATGAGAGAAGCATCATTTGTAGAACGAAATAAAGAAAAATGGACGTTAATTGAAAATAATTTGTCAATTAATATGCAGGTTGATCCGGACGAACTGGCTTCAAATTATATTGAGCTGACAAATGATCTGGCTTACGCACAAACATTTTATCCAGATAGTAAGGTTCGCAGTTACTTAAATGAACTTGCTGTAACCGCGCATCAAAAAATCTATAAAGATCGAAAAGCCTCTAACAATAAATTCAAATCTTTTATTAACGAAGAGATTCCGCAGGCAATTTGGTCAATCCGTCGGCAACTTTTTTATTCGCTCTTGATTTTTGTACTTGCCTCGGCTATTGGCTTTCTTTCAGCGGTGTATGATATAGATTTCATTCGGCTTATCTTAGGCGATTTTTATGTTGATTCAACAATAGAGAGCATTAAAGCCGGTGATCCTGCTGCGGTCTATGGAAAAGGAAGTAATTTTGGTTCGGCGATCTGGATTACGATCAATAATGTTCGGGTGGCTTTTATGGCTTTTGCATTTGGATTGTTTCTGAGTATTGGCACGGGTTATATATTGTTTAGCAATGGTATTATGCTGGGTGCTTTTCATCAGATGTTCTTCCAATATGGTGTAATGGGAAAAGCGATGTCGGCTATTTGGATCCATGGAACTATCGAAATCTCGGTGATCATTGTTGCGGGAGGCTGTGGACTTGCGATCGGAAATAGCATCTTGTTCCCAAGATCTTATACCCGGATGGCTTCTTTTGTTCAGACAGCAAAGATTGCCATGAAAGTACTGGTTAGTACAATACCATTTTTTATTGTCGCAGGTACATTGGAGGGCTTTGTAACTAGATATTATGATGTGTCGATATGGCTTAGTCTATTAATCATACTCCTATCGTTGGCCGCCATCTTATTTTTTTATGTTATTAACCCCTATCGATTAGCAAAACGGTTTCAATGGAAGTAGAATTTGAATTTCAGAAAGAGCGAAAAATAGGGGATTTTGTCCAGAACTTTATAGACCTTTTCAAACTGATCTATAAACATTTTGTGACAACAATATTTGGGCTGTCGGCATTACCGCTAGCTGGAATAGCATTAGTATATTATTTCCTCTCAACAAAAATCACCTTTTCTGCAAGCAGTAGCTCATTCGAAGATATTGATGGATTCACTTGGGCCGGATTACTGATTTTAGCATTAATTGGGCTTGGTTTATATGTTTATGGTATTTCCATTGAGTATTTTCTTCTTCTGAAAGAACGTAAAAACACACTATTTACAGGAAAAGAAGTCCTACAAAATTTTAGAGCAAATATAGGTCGCTATTTTATGTTCTTATTTGCGATGGTTCTGGCGTTAATCGTTGTTTTTATACCCCTTGCGATTGTTGCTGCCCTCTCCGTCTTTATTCCGTTTATTGGAAGTTTTGCGATTGGTATACTGATGTCAATCGTGGGAATTTGGTTATTTAGCTCATTCTTATTCTACCGTGAGGGGTATTCCGATCTGGGAAGTTGTTTTACTGATTCCTATGTTATGCTAAGCAAAAAATTGATCCAATATGGTATTGCAACGTATATCGTCAATTTTATCTTCCAAATGGCCGTTATGATGATCTCGATAATTCCCGTAATAATTATTTCCCTTATATCTTACAATTTTTTGGGATTGGACGCAGCTTTCTTTGATTCATCCTGGGGAAAATTGTTAATGACTTTGGGAGGGATGTTTATTACATTGTTTACCCTTTTCTTATATATGGCAGGTGTACTGGCCAATGGTATAATTTATGAAACGGCAAAGGATCTCAAGTTTGGTGAACGCATTTATGGTATAATTGATCAGATTGGAGGCAAGAATGAATAGAATATTATTCGTTGTTTCTTTTGTATTTATGCTGTCACTAAGCGCCTGCGATCCGAAACCGCGAACCGAAGATGCGGAAACCTATAGTGCAGACTCAGTAGCAGTTGACTCTATTGCCCCCTTGTTGGATTCTGTGGGTCTTGCCGTAGATTCTGCCGCAATGGATTCTGTTGCAATGACAAAAGCTGACAATAGTGACGATGCACTTTGGGATCCCTACTTATTTGATTCTATTCCTAAATATAGCCAGGAACGAGTGTTTAAGATGGATCCCTATCCAGAAATTATCAAACGATATGAACGGGATGATTTTGTGTATTCCGAG
The window above is part of the Sphingobacterium sp. ML3W genome. Proteins encoded here:
- a CDS encoding pitrilysin family protein; translated protein: MEYEIIRLSNGIRVVFQYQNLPITHVCMVINAGSRDESEGKFGVAHFIEHLLFKRTEKRSTQQIIDYLESVGGDLNAYTTKEYTCVHASILQPYLNRALDLFEDIFFHSTFPEVEMDKEKSVIVDEMASYLDSPEESIVDDFEDLIFKGSGLGHNILGLEDQLLALQKNDITDFMQSNYDTHEMVIGITGNYKLKEVEKLLYKVFGGITQNTISRTRNDVSAIIEQHIEIPKPINQVHYMLGSLAYDYRDERKTGLLLLNNMLGGMGMGSILNLSIREKYGIAYTIESNYTIFSDTGLFSIYLGTDEEKVEKAKKLVFKELSKMCDQSLSDIKLKKAKQKFVGQIALTEENRMSMIISAAKNVMDYDRVILLDEVIEKIQHLNNTNLLAIAQDVFDPRKMLSLSFVPED
- the fabD gene encoding ACP S-malonyltransferase, with translation MKTAYVFPGQGAQFVGMGQDLYNLNEETKALFEKANDILGFRITDIMFSGTDEELKQTNVTQPAIFLHSVILAKALGDSFQPDMVAGHSLGEFSALVAAGALSFEDGLKLVSQRANAMQKACELQPSTMAAILGLEDAVVEEICAKVDEVVVAANYNCPGQLVISGSIEGVDKACALLTEAGAKRALKLNVGGAFHSPLMESAKVELQAAIEATDILSPRCPIYQNIDAQPQTEPAIIKQNLIAQLTGAVRWTQTVQNMLADGATAFVEVGPGNVLQGLVKKVDRQVQTSAASVTA
- a CDS encoding RDD family protein encodes the protein MNKLEINTAQNVKIQYNLASLGSRMIAFAIDYFIIVCYFFFCMFLLDALDITSRDPYLFYGIIMGMTLPAFFYTLITETAFGGQTIGKKIMKIKVVKLDGSRADFYQYLSRWTLSIVDIWMTMGGIAITAIVLSKNGQRIGDIAGETSVISLKPSLKLSDTIYEETFENHPILFPQVIKLSDKDANAIKEVYQTAFDRRDVGILTALVQRLEAVMEVKHPEKMTPNDFVLQVMKDHYSMFKDK
- a CDS encoding stage II sporulation protein M, with the protein product MREASFVERNKEKWTLIENNLSINMQVDPDELASNYIELTNDLAYAQTFYPDSKVRSYLNELAVTAHQKIYKDRKASNNKFKSFINEEIPQAIWSIRRQLFYSLLIFVLASAIGFLSAVYDIDFIRLILGDFYVDSTIESIKAGDPAAVYGKGSNFGSAIWITINNVRVAFMAFAFGLFLSIGTGYILFSNGIMLGAFHQMFFQYGVMGKAMSAIWIHGTIEISVIIVAGGCGLAIGNSILFPRSYTRMASFVQTAKIAMKVLVSTIPFFIVAGTLEGFVTRYYDVSIWLSLLIILLSLAAILFFYVINPYRLAKRFQWK
- a CDS encoding ABC transporter permease; this encodes MEVEFEFQKERKIGDFVQNFIDLFKLIYKHFVTTIFGLSALPLAGIALVYYFLSTKITFSASSSSFEDIDGFTWAGLLILALIGLGLYVYGISIEYFLLLKERKNTLFTGKEVLQNFRANIGRYFMFLFAMVLALIVVFIPLAIVAALSVFIPFIGSFAIGILMSIVGIWLFSSFLFYREGYSDLGSCFTDSYVMLSKKLIQYGIATYIVNFIFQMAVMMISIIPVIIISLISYNFLGLDAAFFDSSWGKLLMTLGGMFITLFTLFLYMAGVLANGIIYETAKDLKFGERIYGIIDQIGGKNE